One genomic window of Quercus robur chromosome 6, dhQueRobu3.1, whole genome shotgun sequence includes the following:
- the LOC126689731 gene encoding GDSL esterase/lipase At4g16230-like, giving the protein MAFMNLDRQIIGGIVPAILTISILVGMCSTQIVPAIFVFGDSLLDAGNNNYILTLSKANYVPNGIDFGMPTGRFTNGRTITDIIGQELGFKDFTPPYLAPTTTGSVVLQGVNYASGASGILNHTGKLFGGRINMDAQIDNFENSRQDIISSIGAPAALTLLGKAIFFVAMGSNDFINNYLTPVISAAEQKLITPEVFVGTMILRFRLQLTRLYNLGARKIVVSSVGPIGCIPFERDANPAAGDNCVSLANQLAQLFNAELKSLITDLSTDLKESKFVYADSYSILEDILQNYISYGFENANSACCYLAGRFGGLIPCGPHSKICSDRSKHVFWDPYHPSEATNLLTARRLLDGDTNDITPMNIRQLARL; this is encoded by the exons ATGGCTTTCATGAACTTGGATAGACAAATCATTGGTGGGATTGTGCCCGCAATATTGACAATCTCAATCTTAGTGGGAATGTGCTCTACACAAATTGTTCCTGCTATTTTTGTTTTCGGGGATTCATTGCTTGATGCTGGAAATAATAACTACATTTTAACACTCTCTAAGGCTAATTATGTCCCCAATGGGATTGATTTTGGAATGCCAACAGGACGATTCACAAATGGAAGAACAATTACTGACATTATAG GTCAGGAATTGGGCTTTAAAGACTTCACTCCACCATACTTGGCTCCCACTACAACAGGATCTGTGGTTCTGCAGGGTGTCAATTATGCTTCTGGTGCAAGCGGAATTCTTAATCACACTGGAAAGCTCTTT GGAGGCCGAATAAACATGGACGCGCAGATAGATAATTTTGAAAACAGCAGGCAAGACATTATCTCAAGCATTGGAGCTCCTGCAGCACTAACATTGTTAGGAAAAGCAATCTTCTTTGTTGCGATGGGCTCAAATGATTTCATCAATAACTACCTGACACCTGTCATCTCTGCTGCTGAGCAGAAGTTGATCACTCCAGAAGTATTTGTTGGTACCATGATTTTAAGATTCAGGCTACAACTAACG AGGCTTTACAATTTGGGTGCTAGGAAGATTGTTGTTTCAAGTGTTGGACCCATTGGGTGTATACCTTTTGAAAGGGATGCCAATCCAGCTGCAGGGGACAACTGTGTTAGTTTGGCAAATCAGTTGGCTCAATTATTCAATGCTGAGCTGAAAAGCCTTATCACAGACCTCAGCACTGATCTTAAGGAATCAAAATTTGTCTATGCAGATTCTTATAGCATATTAGAAGATATCCTGCAAAACTACATTTCCTATG GTTTTGAGAATGCGAATTCCGCATGCTGCTATCTTGCTGGGCGCTTTGGGGGTTTGATTCCATGTGGTCCTCACTCAAAAATTTGTAGTGACAGATCCAAGCATGTGTTTTGGGACCCATATCATCCTTCTGAAGCTACTAATCTTCTCACTGCAAGGCGTCTCTTGGATGGTGATACCAATGACATTACACCTATGAACATTAGGCAACTTGCTCGATTGTGA